Below is a window of Paenibacillus bovis DNA.
TGGTACTCGATAACGGAGAGATATTGACGATTGTAAATGATATTCCTCGCGGTCACAAAATCGCCGTTCATCCGATTCAACCCGGACAGGATGTAATCAAATACGGCTTTTCTATTGGTAAAGCGACGGTGCCGATTACACCCGGTGAGTGGATTCACAGCCATAATCTGCATACCGGGCTGTCCGGTACACTGGATTATGAATATCAGCCAGAGCTGAACTGGCAGCCGCGTGTTATTCCGGCACATTTGCAGACATTTGATGGCTATGTACGACCTGGAGGAGAAGTAGGAATTCGTAACGAGATATGGATTATAAATACCGTGGGTTGTATTAACAAAACCTGTGAATTGCTCGCTCGTACCGCTCATTCAGAGATGGCAGGACGTGTAGACGGTGTGTATCATTTCCCTCATCCGTTCGGTTGTTCCCAGCTTGGAGATGATCTGGAATACACACGCCAGCTGCTGAGTTCGCTCGTGCTGCATCCCAATGCGGCTGGTGTACTGGTTATCGGTCTAGGATGTGAAAATAACCAGATTGAACAGTTCTCTGCAAGTATACCAGCAGAATATGCCTATAAAATCCGTTATCTCAAAGCCCAGGAAGAAGAAGATGAACTGGAAGCAGGCATGGCATATCTGGAAGAGCTGGTGTCGCTGGCCGAGCAGGAACAGCGTCAGCCGCTGCCGCTATCCAGACTCAAAATAGGTCTTAAATGCGGCGGTTCTGACGGTCTGTCGGGTATTACCGCCAATCCGCTGGTCGGTGAAATCGCAGACTGGATCGTCTCTGCAGGCGGCACGGCGATTCTGACGGAAGTACCGGAAATGTTCGGTGCGGAGACGATTCTGATGAACCGCTCCGCCAGTCCGCAGGTATTCGGTCAGCTGGTGGATCTGATCAACGGATTCAAGCAGTATTTTGTCAATCATGGCCAAAATATTTACGAGAATCCCTCACCTGGAAATAAGGCGGGAGGAATTACCACCCTGGAGGAAAAGTCGCTCGGCTGTACCCAAAAAGGCGGACATTCCCAGGTCGTGGATGTGCTGCGTTATGGACAGCGGGTACATCAACCCGGCCTTAATATTGTGGAAGCACCAGGAAATGATCTGGTATCCGTCACCGCCCTGTCGGCAGCCGGTGCTCATATCGTGTTATTTACAACTGGACGGGGCACTCCATTTGGCGGTCCGGTACCGACAGTAAAGATTGCTACCCAATCCGAACTGGCGAATCGCAAAAAACACTGGATCGACTACAATGCCGGTCAACTGCTGGAAGGGCAATCCATGGAGCAGGTATCTCTGGATCTGCTAGCCCGTATTGTGGATATTGCTTCCGGACGCTGTCAGACCAATAATGAACAGCGGGGATTCCGCGAAATAGCAATTTTCAAAGATGGTGTCATCCTGTAAACTGGGTATAGCCTGTGAGTATCCGGATAGCCGGTACGGGAAGGAGAAGTGCGATGCCAGTGAACGCGATGATAAATAGACGCAAGCTCGGAAATACAGGCTTGGAAGTATCCCCGCTCAGTCTGGGAGCAGCTCCGCTGGGACATGTATTTGGTCATATTGATGAGGATCAGGGTGTACGAGCTGTTCTGGAAGCTTTTGAACAGGGAGTTAATCTGGTGGATACTTCGCCGTATTATGGAGTCACTCGTTCGGAACAGGTGCTGGGCCGGGCGCTGCGTCAGCTGCCAAGAGAGCG
It encodes the following:
- a CDS encoding UxaA family hydrolase; its protein translation is MNTMMRDHIAIRQQDDVVIALHDMAPGDTLVLDNGEILTIVNDIPRGHKIAVHPIQPGQDVIKYGFSIGKATVPITPGEWIHSHNLHTGLSGTLDYEYQPELNWQPRVIPAHLQTFDGYVRPGGEVGIRNEIWIINTVGCINKTCELLARTAHSEMAGRVDGVYHFPHPFGCSQLGDDLEYTRQLLSSLVLHPNAAGVLVIGLGCENNQIEQFSASIPAEYAYKIRYLKAQEEEDELEAGMAYLEELVSLAEQEQRQPLPLSRLKIGLKCGGSDGLSGITANPLVGEIADWIVSAGGTAILTEVPEMFGAETILMNRSASPQVFGQLVDLINGFKQYFVNHGQNIYENPSPGNKAGGITTLEEKSLGCTQKGGHSQVVDVLRYGQRVHQPGLNIVEAPGNDLVSVTALSAAGAHIVLFTTGRGTPFGGPVPTVKIATQSELANRKKHWIDYNAGQLLEGQSMEQVSLDLLARIVDIASGRCQTNNEQRGFREIAIFKDGVIL